In Hyperolius riggenbachi isolate aHypRig1 chromosome 1, aHypRig1.pri, whole genome shotgun sequence, the genomic window tctggcatttgtggaggtacagaggattggttcctctgcactccccagcgccatctgccgacaggaatttccctctacgggtgcgtagcaccttttgctgggtgcctgcaaatatacgcttgtggaggatttccgccgtatcagcgcacgcgttgtgcgctgatcacggagaaagttccacaatcgttacagtatgaacagcccaacccaaaaccccagtgtagacggaatttctgatttatacgattttgtcgagtttgggtcctgtgtctttaagagctttaaaaggctaaattcagagaccaaggcggaatttctttctgaatgtgtgaggttttgcctgaatcccactttTCAGATTTCTAATCCGTcctcgtcggctcttctgtttgcctatgtgctcttaaaagacgatttgttcacctgggcatatgatgtgctaaaaaccaattcttggaataataatctgtatcagtttcttgcagtgatattctctcactggtttaaactgcctggcttaccacctgctctgattgagtgtgtagctgctgataggtcagctgatctttcccttccatgcaaaacttttcagtatgacaatcagttcaatgtgtctgttgccacttcaggttttaaacagcagacatgcaaagtggctaaaaagagaaaaactaaaaaacgcaagcatcagaataaaacactccctattgatgtttataatgatgttgttccgtctccggcttttttgccccaatccaaagcttatgtggatcctgctataggtaggatcgcacactatattaaagcagttaaaacatctgttcttgttcctgaactccacccatatggagattatctggatactagcCTGTTTGaagccccatttgcttcctgggatgttggggccttgctgtaagaatttgattttgattggaaagccttttgcgatttttacattgcaaaaagcgaagatgtcttgaatgattgtctcgattctatgtaccttttgattgattccgatgaatgtgacgagggtgatgtggatctggtgatctatgtatggcaaacgattttggatgagttgtacacacaccaaccaattgattccaataaagagacatcgttgtcggatgattgttcctgcctttctggggtaaagcatgagagtcttgactttgtgcaatctgaaatgaatgagtgtgccgctgtggttgattcctgtgcgaatcctgaaggattctctcctgccagtgtgcagtttgaatctgtgcgatctgatgccggtttctcggatgttcctgcagattgtgatcggcatgagtctgccggttttctcaaggatgtgtgggatcctttgtcatttagtaacagatctttgagatcttccgtctgtgaccctactatggggaaaatttctcgactatgcagcgtcaaaagtaaaattaatatgcctaataaagtttatcctgttgatgtcactatttcttctgcaaatgagtctgtctcaccctgttcacacctgtaaggacccgttgcctgatgacagttgctccagtgtttcggtcctagatgccttgcagtctgctccgcagatcgcggaggtttgcgctatggaagcatcagtttcataacctaaagtgaattttgattcgcaggttttgcgttctgattcctcggattcgacattgttagctgaatctaagagtgagacagcgcttcggttttgcgaatctgatgctgaaccttctttgccttattcagagacgctttctctgaacctgccctgtaccatgaatgaaaacatgttttcctttcacactgacgtttgtgagcccctttcttgctctgagggaagtgctgattctgcaccctgtactctggatgagtcaatgtggccctgcttagaatcccctgcagtgtccctagaggctcgtctaggtattgccactatactcacctgtttttctgcagttttggagttacaagctagtttgactgccacacagaattttgggtacagtgagaatgaagttggggagtcagtgtgtgttccagtggatatacctgtacattcccctcatgatgatgagatccagtctcagtttgtggtggaaccttccctgggacatctgccctgtccacaaaataaagttccagttttgccctgtaacatggatagttcagaatccttcttagaaaacctggaaaatgatgttcctgaggtcttgtttgatgttctggaggtctccgagttcctcccaaagggtgcagaacttgtaggagatgtctcctgccccccaagttcttctgagctgttgccctcttccgtgggcattgctgccttgctggctaccttttcagctctggtggagcttcagtcatgggtagtcaatgatgaatttctgtcagatacccttacagtcattgagatatctaagcctgagaccgagtcttcttttgaaataccagtacctgtgacctctactcgtgatgacttTCTGCCcgatcctggttttggtctggtcgtgccgaactctgaggttggcagttccccgacatgtcctgaggtttctcttgtgctggtgtaccccagtgtgctctgtgacccagaaagcccaagtgtgcctcagttaccagcgtactcagatgcttcctcagtggagacatgttctgatttagcctgcctgcttgcatgcccagaagtggtccctgaaagtcttgatcttgatgggtgtcctcataattctgagtctggaattgtcattggttccatagtggttcttgatagttctccatgtgagcctggtgattgttctgccctcttgggatctctgtggagcttcaaaaggttctgggagattccgggagaaattttgcttggtaccctggataagatcaacggtggcttttgtgttgtaagggacacttcgaacaggttttgtggcagattcggtattttcggacgctccttggaaggtggtgggtattgtctggagggtgttgatggcttcttctctggtatccacagtcctgattggTGTTACGCtgcgacttgtagtgctgatgggcatgtttcggtggcttctgtttccgatgaggtcggtttcgggtggactgactctggaattggaccttgtcgggctgtcccgaccttcatgagtcttcggttggagtcttttgctaatagcagttttgagggtcatctggaattcgaccctggaggggggggggggggggtactgtgatgatctgcacggctgcctgtgcaggcaggcagttttttgaccattgtttaggtttgcatgctgcaggactctggaaagaagagcttctgtcagttttgcagcttgtgcttgcagaggaatttgcgtacgttgtcatgcaaattgcctggccacattcatttgaggcgtgtactataagtactatgtgtttcccacaatgcttggctgttcataaggatttagtcctgtgtaacactcctggaggggtgtcagccttactctctgtttgaagatcagcttagagtaattcctggaaaactgcactaggcaggtttccttagtgcagttaggattggttatctgtttgtttgttctgttgctattgtcctgtcccagcggtggtcgacaggaaatggttctgacctctgttcttggagtatagctggtgcagcggttgctaccagctatctcttctgatctgtctcacttggatcgcactagcatcttgcgctaccgctgtggatccttctgttctgtccccttggatcgcgctagccactttccgctagtgctgtggatccttctgttctgctactctgtacctggatcgcactcgccttgagctagtgctgtggatccttctgttctgtctacctggatcgcactcaccttgagctagtgctgtggatccttctgatctgtcttcctggatcgcactaaccgctagcggtagcggctgtggatctttctgatctgtgtttctgcttggatcacacttgctctgacggaagagcggtggatcctttctgcctagttcctgtttcacgtttgtctgtcttgtctgctacgaacgcttgctggaggctcggtgaggtaaccgttaagcaagcgctcgcgtcctctgtttcatgtttgtctgtcaatggttagttaggcgtgcttgtctctattgtgcttatcacgtggagaccacgcacgaacgcgtgcactgttgcgaatgagtgcggtgttcgcgttcagttagcgtttgttattttccttgttattctcattgtattatttgctgtgcctttgctgacctcgtattctgttctgatctgccttgtgtcacgtctggcgatcgcacctctcgcgatcgcgttcctatttcatatctgctgttgtgtgtgcactgtcgcggggtggcgactaggttggcgcacacacatacaacctgtccctttgctcgttctcattcgcaatcgcctctcttgcgattgcgttctgcgcttcgtacaattcctgtctggcatttgtggaggtacagaggattggttcctctgcactccccagcgccatctgccgacaggaatttccctctacgggtgcgtagcaccttttgctgggtgcctgcaaatatacgcttgtggaggatttccgccgtatcagcgcacgcgttgtgcgctgatcacggagaaagttccacaatcgttacacaagcATTCaggcaggtacaagacaggactatagattggagcgtaactagtagcaaccgcaactcacagtcacgtccacagaagcagagcaagcaggttaacaaccagtcaccagcaagcatccacacaggcaagactacacgaaaagaacgtaactaatagcaaccgcagcctatagttacgttcccagaaactagagtagcagaaatactaccagtcactaccACAACGTggggatggcagaatccaagctctcacgatagtggacttcactgacccacagcggatgcagcgaacagccgtcaggcatggaaacaaggcaatacacaatggtacagaaaaataacaaacggctcaactaacggataaatatatattagcaagtcaagTCAAGAAACTAGTCAAGAAagtcaagaaactagctaaagcacaggtaataaggttgcatagaactacaataacagatctatacagagtaacaaagtgcccagcagaccagcgtactgaccgctatgtcaggcagagtctgaaatgggaggcagacttttatgccggcatcagccaatggatgcaggtatacaAATTTCCACACACCTGaaaggtaatcattcaatcctgagctggcttgattaccatttgctagctgaaagactatcataacaaatgcatgcagtactatgcaacaacatgcatataggaaatccagggctatctggctgcggctcaactgcagcaaaccatacgaggaatcctgacagcatcctgaactgctctgaactgcagagtgattgcaaatgacaatcagactcactgcgaatgcgcgaccgaatgcaagcagactaGCCAGAGCTGCCCAGTTTCAGCTCCACTGCAAgcaacagaacatgctacaggagagatcctgacagttGCATGGTTTATATCATATACGGTATGTGTTCtatagtgtgcatgtgtgtacatgtctgtgtctgtgtacaggggagggggaagggaggtggTCAAACAAGTTTTCTTTTCTGTGGGAAAAAAAAGGTCCCTAGGCACAAGTAATAATTCCTTGAAATCCTAATTCATATCATGACAAGCTGTGACGAAGGACAAATTGCTGAAACTGAAATGTACAATTCACTTCTCAGCTGCAAAACAGAAGCTCTAGGACACAGCAAAGCTAAAACAAGCAAGCAAGGAAACCTGCCAAGGAAATCCGCAAAGGACTTCAACCATGACATTCAGCAAAACTTTCACTGTTGCTCTCGCCCTATTCTTAATTTTCACCACTGCAATAGAAGGTACAGCAGGTTTATAAATAATTTTTCAACCCTTTTTTTTGCTTAATGACCAGTTATAAAATCAGATTTTGGATTTTTTGGGGGATTTTTAGGCTGATTTTAGGCTGCATCTGTACAGAATACATTTAATTATTCAAAAAGTATTTAGTTGCCTGTAGTGTTGACTACATAGCTGAGAAAAAAGCTGAGAAACAGGAAATAGAAGCAAATAAGAATGTACTTGCTGTATGAATGTGAGCATCATCTGTGCAGCAGAAGCATGTCTTCTATATAAGTGGTTGATTTaagattaaaaatgtttttttgtttgaatATTTTAAACACAGGTATGTCAATACAGAGATCAGCAAGAGACTTAAGATGCCAGTGTATAAAGCGTCAATCAAAAAAAATACGTAGAGTCTTAATTAATAACTGGGAACATTTACCCAGTGGTCCCCACTGCAAAAAGGATGAAGTAATGTAAGTATAATTATACGCTAACAGATTAAACCTAGTACTGTACATATTCGCTATTACACTTAGTTCAATTGGTTCAgattaaaaaacgttttttttttagtttttggtgGCATGAGGAAATGTTAGAACTTTTTTATTATAACTATACACTATACTTTTATTATAACTATGCATTAGTGTAGAATTTCCCTTCAGTTGGCACTGTGTAAAATACTTGGGGGGGGGAGATGTAAAAATCTTATTGTTGGAGGAACAGTTTATGATATACCCTCAAtctgggcacctgctctgatgaccaTTATCAAATATATGAATATTTTCCCTCATATCTCTTTGTATTTCTGGGAAAGAACGTGGGGAGACTTTTCTGAAAAGAGGGCATAAACAGAAGGACATGTAAACACTCCACTGGGAGGTACACTCTCAGAACCTTCTCAGACTTGAAGGACTACTTTCAAGGGAGTCAGAAAATAAAAAAGGACAGTGATATCAATGCTTAAATGACACACTTTGTAACAAATACTTTGTCACTCAGTTACACAAACACTCAGCCCCAGCTATCAGCAAAAGTCACAATAGCACCACAGTATGGCTACATTCAATTTTGTTGTGCATGTTGGGGGGAGCATGGGcggcactacactggggcactgccccccctcctgtgaatcactgtgcccctgagtgcccctcccccccgctcagtaacatacagttaactgtttccaggctccagcagcatgcAGGTGAACAGGATGTGGTCTGTAAAAAACGCTTCATGTTCCCCTACGTCTATGTAGGTGTTAAAGGataaccgaagtgacatgtgacatgatgagatagacatgtgtatgtacaaataactatgctgtgtcccttttatctctttctctgcctgaaataattaaatatcaggtatgtaagtggctgactcagtcctgactcagacaggaagtgactatagtgtgaccctcactgataagaaattcccctttttatctatttcttgctctcagaagccattttctgctaggaaagtgttttatagttggaatttcttatcagtgagggtcacactgtagtcgcttgctgtctgagtcaggactgagtcagccacttacatacctgatatctaactctttcagacagagaaagaaaaaaaggaacacagcatagttatttgtgtgctaggcactatacatacacatgtctatctcatcatttcacaagtcacttcgggtatcctttaagtaaaccaagggtcttatctatttgccataaacacctcacaatccttgcaagatccattGTAATTAATATActtggatgacacttatatttgcaaaacaaatCTCTCTACCTTCTTCTGACTGTATGttttaacattgtcagtcaacaggaatagtctggagaaggcttacaatctgaaaGCTTacggtttttcttttaaatttgaCAATAAACTAGAGTTTGtatttcacagacaggaattgttTAATCAGGATAATAATCCAGATTCatgacttcctgtctgtaaacaacAAGCTCTAGTCTCCATGTTTGCATTGTTATGTAATAAAACATTTGCCATAcagatatttatagttttaatatatatttaattttttcaGAATCAATCTTAAAAGTGGACACCAGGTCTGTGTGAACCCTTCTGCTACTTGGGTAGTTAAACTTCTCAAGGAATCACCAAAAGGGTAAATTTATAGGCATTGCTAAAGatgtaataaaatataaaataatatgcctttgtttagtttttagtttttttttttttactaccaatACATAAGTGCATCATGTGTTTTACTTGAATATTTGATATTTGATACAAACAGTTTGAAGTCAGCAAAATTGTACTTCTGGCACACAGTACTGAGATGCAGATCCTGCATTCAGACaccgtt contains:
- the LOC137547904 gene encoding interleukin-8-like: MTFSKTFTVALALFLIFTTAIEGMSIQRSARDLRCQCIKRQSKKIRRVLINNWEHLPSGPHCKKDEVIINLKSGHQVCVNPSATWVVKLLKESPKGKKNKPKS